The stretch of DNA gtggagttagggggtgaggtgctgactactaaaacctctgttagttacttgggatgtatccttgatggaagcttgggaggtgtgagcatggcccataaggtgctagggaaggttaatgccaggattAAGTTTTgtctagaaagtccaagctgcttgataaggactccatgaaagtgctagccTACCTGCCTCCATTCAAGTGCatttgactatgctagtactgTCCTGTGTTTGGGGGCTTATATCAActttatgaaggggaagctcagGATGAGCCCGAATaaagctgatcagggtagtattgaaggtgagtccacacgtactcacataggcaggagctggctttttcaggaactaaactgggcTTGCTGTTGGAGGCTAGGAGTGGTCCAGATATAGACTTAGGTTTGGGGTTTTACAGGAGTTCATTTATCGGTCTGCGCCAATATTTAAATGTGATTACTTTCTCGTGTTaggggatgcacacaatcacacatccAAATCAAGGTGTTGTCTGACTGTGTGCTTATACAGTTCAGGAGGAATGCGCTGGGGATAAGGTCTTtctgtatactggagcctcatgaatggaatgagttgcctctgccttaAAAACGAACCGTCCTCTCTGGACAAAGctttaaaataaagtaaaaatgagatgagatagatgttcttcttttatgtttttgttgattATTTCACTGCGTACTGGGGTTGTTCGATCTTGtgatagccatcttgtctcaagaggacacAATGGACattaagtcccagactttattgtgtgttatcctcgatgaattttattcatgtgcatgtatggcttttaagtttttacgtgtgcttgtttttttaactGGTCGAATAATCATATAAACTAATAACTGAATAAGAGGTGTTGATATTAAAAACCTAATAGTTTTCAACGCAAATACCAATGTATTTAATAATGCCCTTGAAAACAGCACATAgtttgtaaagggttttaacaagGCTGTGGGTCTCATTACCGCACAGCAAGACACATCGAACAACTCTGCAGCCGAGTTGTGATATTTTTGTTATGAATAACGACCTATTCCAAGGGAACATTTCAAACCGCAGATGCCCAAATATATAATAACATAGTTGTTAATTACACCCAGCTTGATTTTCATTGGTATTTACCTTGGGCTCTCTTGTGCAGCCTTAGGTTTATCTATGTCCCCGATGTCTAAATGGTTTTCAAAGGTTTTATGAGGAGTCAAGGTGTCACCATTAGGCTAGTGTTACATCCCCGCTAGCGTACTTTAAATTAAAAACTTTGATTTATCTAGATGCTATCTTTATAAGCCACATTGGAGACACAATTATGTTATGCCTGATGAGGTCTCTCACAGCACACTACAGCACATATTAAaagcgtacacacacaccacacacaacacacaacacacacactacacaccacaccacatacacatccacacacacaacacacatggcacaacacacacacacagatatgatccattaaacatttgtttttctacagatCTAACATGTCAAGACAAAAAGTAACCAAAGCGTACATGGAGGTACGCTCAGGGATGTTTGCTTCAGTCAAAGAATCTGCCATGTCAAACCAACTATTCATCTTTGTCCAGTCGTTACAACAGAAAGAGGAAGGTAGGTGGATTTAAGTGGTTCTTTTGGCTGCATTTTGTGACGTTTGGGATTCCTGCAGATGACCCATAaatcctacactcttagaaaaaaaaaggtgctatctagaacctaaaacagttgtccccataggagaaccctttgaagaaccctttaggtTCCATGttaaaccctttccacagagggttctacatggaactcgaaagagttctacctggaactaaaaagggttctcctatgtggacagccaaagaaccctttaggaaccctttgttctaagagtgtacaatAACTCAGTTCCTTAGGGCCGAGTGTGGGCGGGttttttcgctcctcccttgtacttgattgatcatTGATTAGTCAGGAACTACCCTCATCTGGTTGTCTAGGACTTAATTGAACACAAATTGAAAGGAAATAACAAAACCAGCAGGCACACGGCCCTCCgggaattgagtttgacacccctgcttaaAAGGCACATTCTAAGTGAATTCTTTAAATAGTTACAgagtatttggaaagtattcagactccttgacttcaacacattttgttacgttacagccttattctaaaattcttcaaatcgtttttttcccctcatcaatctacacacaataccccataataacaaaacaaaaatagtttttttgacGATTTTgcaaatgtcaaaaaaaaaatgacggaaatataacatttacataagtattcagaccctttactcagtactttgttgaagcaccattggcagcgattacagccttgagtcttctttggtatgacgctacacgcttggcacacctgtatttggggagtttctcccattcttctcaccAGAtccgctgtcaggttggatggggaYcgtcactgcacagctattttcaggtctctccagagatattcgatcYGGTTCAAGTCCGGGCTCTSGCTGGGCCACTCAAGGARATTCAGAYACTTGTRccgaagccactcctgcgttgtcttggctgtgtgcttagggttgttgtgctgttggaagatgaaccttcgccccagtctgaggtcctgagcactctggagcatgttgttatcaaggatctctctgtactttgctccgttcatctttccctcgatcctgactagtctcccagtccctgctgctgaaaaacatccccacagcatgatgctgccNNNNNNNNNNNNNNNNNNNNNNNNNNNNNNNNNNNNNNNNNNNNNNNNNNNNNNNNNNNNNNNNNNNNNNNNNNNNNNNNNNNNNNNNNNNNNNNNNNNNNNNNNNNNNNNNNNNNNNNNNNNNNNNNNNNNNNNNNNNNNNNNNNNNNNNNNNNNNNNNNNNNNNNNNNNNNNNNNNNNNNNNNNNNNNNNNNNNNNNNNNNNNNNNNNNNNNNNNNNNNNNNNNNNNNNNNNNNNNNNNNNNNNNNNNNNNNNNNNNNNNNNNNNNNNNNNNNNNNNNNNNNNNNNNNNNNNNNNNNNNNNNNNNNNNNNNNNNNNNNNNNNNNNNNNNNNNNNNNNNNNNNNNNNNNNNNNNNNNNNNNNNNNNNNNNNNNNNNNNNNNNNNNNNNNNNNNNNNNNNNNNNNNNNNNNNNNNNNNNNNNNNNNNNNNNNNNNNNNNNNNNNNNNNNNNNNNNNNNNNNNNNNNNNNNNNNNNNNNNNNNNNNNNNNNNNNNNNNNNNNNNNNNNNNNNNNNNNNNNNNNNNNNNNNNNNNNNNNNNNNNNNNNNNNNNNNNNNNNNNNNNNNNNNNNNNNNNNNNNNNNNNNNNNNNNNNNNNNNNNNNNNNNNNNNNNNNNNNNNNNNNNNNNNNNNNNNNNNNNNNNNNNNNNNNNNNNNNNNNNNNNNNNNNNNNNNNNNNNNNNNNNNNNNNNNNNNNNNNNNNNNNNNNNNNNNNNNNNNNNNNNNNNNNNNNNNNNNNNNNNNNNNNNNNNNNNNNNNNNNNNNNNNNNNNNNNNNNNNNNNNNNNNNNNNNNNNNNNNNNNNNNNNNNNNNNNNNNNNNNNNNNNNNNNNNNNNNNNNNNNNNNNNNNNNNNNNNNNNNNNNNNNNNNNNNNNNNNNNNNNNNNNNNNNNNNNNNNNNNNNNNNNNNNNNNNNNNNNNNNNNNNNNNNNNNNNNNNNNNNNNNNNNNNNNNNNNNNNNNNNNNNNNNNNNNNNNNNNNNNNNNNNNNNNNNNNNNNNNNNNNNNNNNNNNNNNNNNNNNNNNNNNNNNNNNNNNNNNNNNNNNNNNNNNNNNNNNNNNNNNNNNNNNNNNNNNNNNNNNNNNNNNNNNNNNNNNNNNNNNNNNNNNNNNNNNNNNNNNNNNNNNNNNNNNNNNNNNNNNNNNNNNNNNNNNNNNNNNNNNNNNNNNNNNNNNNNNNNNNNNNNNNNNNNNNNNNNNNNNNNNNNNNNNNNNNNNNNNNNNNNNNNNNNNNNNNNNNNNNNNNNNNNNNNNNNNNNNNNNNNNNNNNNNNNNNNNNNNNNNNNNNNNNNNNNNNNNNNNNNNNNNNNNNNNNNNNNNNNNNNNNNNNNNNNNNNNNNNNNNNNNNNNNNNNNNNNNNNNNNNNNNNNNNNNNNNNNNNNNNNNNNNNNNNNNNNNNNNNNNNNNNNNNNNNNNNNNNNNNNNNNNNNNNNNNNNNNNNNNNNNNNNNNNNNNNNNNNNNNNNNNNNNNNNNNNNNNNNNNNNNNNNNNNNNNNNNNNNNNNNNNNNNNNNNNNNNNNNNNNNNNNNNNNNNNNNNNNNNNNNNNNNNNNNNNNNNNNNNNNNNNNNNNNNNNNNNNNNNNNNNNNNNNNNNNNNNNNNNNNNNNNNNNNNNNNNNNNNNNNNNNNNNNNNNNNNNNNNNNNNNNNNNNNNNNNNNNNNNNNNNNNNNNNNNNNNNNNNNNNNNNNNNNNNNNNNNNNNNNNNNNNNNNNNNNNNNNNNNNNNNNNNNNNNNNNNNNNNNNNNNNNNNNNNNNNNNNNNNNNNNNNNNNNNNNNNNNNNNNNNNNNNNNNNNNNNNNNNNNNNNNNNNNNNNNNNNNNNNNNNNNNNNNNNNNNNNNNNNNNNNNNNNNNNNNNNNNNNNNNNNNNNNNNNNNNNNNNNNNNNNNNNNNNNNNNNNNNNNNNNNNNNNNNNNNNNNNNNNNNNNNNNNNNNNNNNNNNNNNNNNNNNNNNNNNNNNNNNNNNNNNNNNNNNNNNNNNNNNNNNNNNNNNNNNNNNNNNNNNNNNNNNNNNNNNNNNNNNNNNNNNNNNNNNNNNNNNNNNNNNNNNNNNNNNNNNNNNNNNNNNNNNNNNNNNNNNNNNNNNNNNNNNNNNNNNNNNNNNNNNNNNNNNNNNNNNNNNNNNNNNNNNNNNNNNNNNNNNNNNNNNNNNNNNNNNNNNNNNNNNNNNNNNNNNNNNNNNNNNNNNNNNNNNNNNNNNNNNNNNNNNNNNNNNNNNNNNNNNNNNNNNNNNNNNNNNNNNNNNNNNNNNNNNNNNNNNNNNNNNNNNNNNNNNNNNNNNNNNNNNNNNNNNNNNNNNNNNNNNNNNNNNNNNNNNNNNNNNNNNNNNNNNNNNNNNNNNNNNNNNNNNNNNNNNNNNNNNNNNNNNNNNNNNNNNNNNNNNNNNNNNNNNNNNNNNNNNNNNNNNNNNNNNNNNNNNNNNNNNNNNNNNNNNNNNNNNNNNNNNNNNNNNNNNNNNNNNNNNNNNNNNNNNNNNNNNNNNNNNNNNNNNNNNNNNNNNNNNNNNNNNNNNNNNNNNNNNNNNNNNNNNNNNNNNNNNNNNNNNNNNNNNNNNNNNNNNNNNNNNNNNNNNNNNNNNNNNNNNNNNNNNNNNNNNNNNNNNNNNNNNNNNNNNNNNNNNNNNNNNNNNNNNNNNNNNNNNNNNNNNNNNNNNNNNNNNNNNNNNNNNNNNNNNNNNNNNNNNNNNNNNNNNNNNNNNNNNNNNNNNNNNNNNNNNNNNNNNNNNNNNNNNNNNNNNNNNNNNNNNNNNNNNNNNNNNNNNNNNNNNNNNNNNNNNNNNNNNNNNNNNNNNNNNNNNNNNNNNNNNNNNNNNNNNNNNNNNNNNNNNNNNNNNNNNNNNNNNNNNNNNNNNNNNNNNNNNNNNNNNNNNNNNNNNNNNNNNNNNNNNNNNNNNNNNNNNNNNNNNNNNNNNNNNNNNNNNNNNNNNNNNNNNNNNNNNNNNNNNNNNNNNNNNNNNNNNNNNNNNNNNNNNNNNNNNNNNNNNNNNNNNNNNNNNNNNNNNNNNNNNNNNNNNNNNNNNNNNNNNNNNNNNNNNNNNNNNNNNNNNNNNNNNNNNNNNNNNNNNNNNNNNNNNNNNNNNNNNNNNNNNNNNNNNNNNNNNNNNNNNNNNNNNNNNNNNNNNNNNNNNNNNNNNNNNNNNNNNNNNNNNNNNNNNNNNNNNNNNNNNNNNNNNNNNNNNNNNNNNNNNNNNNNNNNNNNNNNNNNNNNNNNNNNNNNNNNNNNNNNNNNNNNNNNNNNNNNNNNNNNNNNNNNNNNNNNNNNNNNNNNNNNNNNNNNNNNNNNNNNNNNNNNNNNNNNNNNNNNNNNNNNNNNNNNNNNNNNNNNNNNNNNNNNNNNNNNNNNNNNNNNNNNNNNNNNNNNNNNNNNNNNNNNNNNNNNNNNNNNNNNNNNNNNNNNNNNNNNNNNNNNNNNNNNNNNNNNNNNNNNNNNNNNNNNNNNNNNNNNNNNNNNNNNNNNNNNNNNNNNNNNNNNNNNNNNNNNNNNNNNNNNNNNNNNNNNNNNNNNNNNNNNNNNNNNNNNNNNNNNNNNNNNNNNNNNNNNNNNNNNNNNNNNNNNNNNNNNNNNNNNNNNNNNNNNNNNNNNNNNNNNNNNNNNNNNNNNNNNNNNNNNNNNNNNNNNNNNNNNNNNNNNNNNNNNNNNNNNNNNNNNNNNNNNNNNNNNNNNNNNNNNNNNNNNNNNNNNNNNNNNNNNNNNNNNNNNNNNNNNNNNNNNNNNNNNNNNNNNNNNNNNNNNNNNNNNNNNNNNNNNNNNNNNNNNNNNNNNNNNNNNNNNNNNNNNNNNNNNNNNNNNNNNNNNNNNNNNNNNNNNNNNNNNNNNNNNNNNNNNNNNNNNNNNNNNNNNNNNNNNNNNNNNNNNNNNNNNNNNNNNNNNNNNNNNNNNNNNNNNNNNNNNNNNNNNNNNNNNNNNNNNNNNNNNNNNNNNNNNNNNNNNNNNNNNNNNNNNNNNNNNNNNNNNNNNNNNNNNNNNNNNNNNNNNNNNNNNNNNNNNNNNNNNNNNNNNNNNNNNNNNNNNNNNNNNNNNNNNNNNNNNNNNNNNNNNNNNNNNNNNNNNNNNNNNNNNNNNNNNNNNNNNNNNNNNNNNNNNNNNNNNNNNNNNNNNNNNNNNNNNNNNNNNNNNNNNNNNNNNNNNNNNNNNNNNNNNNNNNNNNNNNNNNNNNNNNNNNNNNNNNNNNNNNNNNNNNNNNNNNNNNNNNNNNNNNNNNNNNNNNNNNNNNNNNNNNNNNNNNNNNNNNNNNNNNNNNNNNNNNNNNNNNNNNNNNNNNNNNNNNNNNNNNNNNNNNNNNNNNNNNNNNNNNNNNNNNNNNNNNNNNNNNNNNNNNNNNNNNNNNNNNNNNNNNNNNNNNNNNNNNNNNNNNNNNNNNNNNNNNNNNNNNNNNNNNNNNNNNNNNNNNNNNNNNNNNNNNNNNNNNNNNNNNNNNNNNNNNNNNNNNNNNNNNNNNNNNNNNNNNNNNNNNNNNNNNNNNNNNNNNNNNNNNNNNNNNNNNNNNNNNNNNNNNNNNNNNNNNNNNNNNNNNNNNNNNNNNNNCttcaacacattttgttacgttacagccttattctaaaattcttcaaatcgtttttttcccctcatcaatctacacacaatacccccataataacaaaacaaaaatagttttttttttgacGATTTTgcaaatgtcaaaaaaaaaatgacggaaatataacatttacataagtattcagaccctttactcagtactttgttgaagcaccattggcagcgattaccgccttgagtcttctttggtatgacgctacacgcttggcacacctgtatttggggagtttctcccattcttctcaccAGAtccgctgtcaggttggatggggaacgtcactgcacagctatttcaggtctctccagagatattcgatcaggttcaatccgggctctcgctgggcccactcaaggacattcagagacttgtcccgaagccactcctgcgttgtcttggctgtgtgcttagggttgttgtgctgttggaagatgaaccttcgccccagtctgaggtcctgagcactctggagcatggtgttatcaaggatctctctgtactactttgctccgttcatctttccctcgatcctgactagtctcccagtccctgctgctgaaaaacatccccacagcatgatgctgccaccaccatgcttcaccgtagggatggtgccaggtttcctccagacatgatgcttggcactcaggccaaggagttcaatcttgttttcatcagaccagagaatcttgtttctcatggtctgagagtcctttaggtgccttttggcaaactccaagtgggctgtcatgtgccttttactgaggagtggcttccgtctggccactctaccataaaggccggattgctggagtgctgcagagatgttgtccttgtggaaggttgtcccatctctacagaggaactctggagctctgtcagagtgaccatcaggttcttggtcacctccctgaccaagtcccttctcccctgattgctcagtttggccgggcggccagctctagaaagagtcttggtgttaAACatttctcccatttaagaatgatggaggccactgtgttcttggggaccttcaatgctgcagaaatgtgttgttaCCCTAACCCAATCGGtacatcgacacaatcctgtctcgacacaatcctgtctcgacacaatcctgtctcggagctctacggacaattccttcgacctcatggcttggtttttgctctgacatgcactatcaactgtggagccttatttacatttacatttaagtcatttagcagacgctcttatccagagcgacttacaaattggtgcattcaccttatgtcgacagatgtgtgccttcccaaatcatgtccaatcattttaaTATATCACATgtggactcgaatcaagttgtagaaacatctcaaggatgatgaatggaaacaggatgcacctgagctgaatttcgagtctcatagcaaagggtctgaatacttgtgtaaatgagYtatttcagtttttatttttaatacatttgcaaacatttctaaaaaactgttttcgctttgtcattatggggtattgtgtgtagattgaggaagaaaaacatttattttaccaattttagaataaggctgtaacgtaacaaaatgtgagaaaagtcaaggggtctgaatattttccaaatgcactgtaattcattatttGTGTGGCAACTAGACAAAATAGaaaaacatgtggaaaaagttgcAGATCTTGCCTTTATTACATCCTCAGAGGTACGGAAATACatcatattattattttgtttttcagtGAATGTCTGCTGGAATCTAGGGGATGCAAATTCTGTTACCGTGGCTTTCGGTTTCCTGCATAAGGGGAAGACGTTTTCTCCTGTTGTCAAGGGGGATGAAATTAAGGTAAATATATTTCTGGAACATTGTTTCTGTCTCTTGGAATTAAGTTCAGGAACACTGTCATGCAATTGTCTTTTTAATGCTGagaggacgctagtctatcgtaGGGCCTTAtccccaatctatctccttaatgctgagtgccaagcaatGAGGCATCACAtcctatttttttgtaaagtcttTGTTATGACTCAACCGGGGACCCCAAACATTACAATCTCAGGGCAGACACTCtaaccaaatactttaaaaaaatgctCTCTCTATATCCACAGCTAGATGAGAAAACAGACGTGCAGACAGCCATACTAGACAAGAGATGCCTGTTCCAGTGGTATGAGAAGACAGGGGAGTGGGGCATCCTGAAATCTGTGGCGGAACCTCAAAAGTACCTCCGTATCTTCAACAACAAGGTCACTGTCGGCACATTTTYTCAGGCGTTTTCATTTCGTCTGAAATCAGTAAATTAGACGTCTGCATAGATAGACGGCTTGTCGGCTTCCGCGGTAATTAAGACTTAAAAAGCGCAAAGTTTTAGAGAATTATCCCTTTAAGTAAGATGAGAAGCTTCCTTGGTTATGCAGGTCACTGTCATATCCGTAGTGTATATGGTTTTCACTACCATTATTTCTACAGGTAAATCTATCAAGACCAGATAACAATAACAGTATTACAGACTATAATTTATATCCCCATCACTACCACGTTATACAGAACTATAGAGATGGACCCATCTCTACTGAAGGCATCGTCATTACAGAACTATAGTTATAGCCCATCACACACTATGAAGCACGTGATTACAGAACTATAGGTTATAGCCCCATCTCTACTGAAGGCATCGTATTACAGAACTATAGTATTAGCCCCATCACTACTGAAGGCATCGCTTTACAGAAAACATAGTTATAGCCCCATCCTACTTAACAGCGTATTCAGAACTATAGTTATAGCCCCATCTCTACTGAAGGCATGCCTGTTACAGAACTATAGTTATAGCCCCATCACTACTGAAGGCATCGTATTACAGAACTATAGTTATAGCCCCATCTCTACTGAAGGCATCCGTATTACAGAACTATAGTTATAGCCCCATACTCTATGAAGGCATCGTAATTACAGAACTATAGTTATAGCCCCATCTCTACTGAAGGCATCCTGTTACAGAACTATAGTTATAGCCCCATCACTACCATCGTATTACAGAACTATAGAGCTAGCCCCATCACTACCATCGTATTACAGAACCATAGAGATGGCCCCATCACTACTGAAGGCATCGTATTACAgaactataggaagagtctttggtTTCTGCCTTTCGATGCCACAATTAAAACCACACTTCCATGTCACACTACTACTGTCTGTAttctacacttttagaaaaaagggttccttggctgtcccaataggaaaaccctttttggtttcaggtgtAAAGGCCTCTGGAaatggttctacatagaaccaaaatagggttcttcaaagggttctcctatggggacagccgaagaaccctgtttggttctagatagcacctttttttgtaagagtgtattGTGAAAAATGAGAGAAAAGGTGATCCTCTGTCTGACGACTTGTAGATGCAGAGYCCCAGCGTAATGACTCAATCACAATGTCTGGTATTGTCTGGATGGCTGACCGTATGGAGGCTATCAAAAGATAGATCAATTGTCCTGTTTGCTTTGCTTCAATAGCTTATGAAGTGCTGAATATTTTGATGTCTTACTGTATTGTATATTTTTAGGTCGATGTATTTTAAAGGGACTTGATTGAACTTGTATATTGGGTTGACTAATCAGGCACATTCCTGTTGTCTGGACATAACATTCAAATTGATTCGATTCGATTAGAACCTGGGTGTGGAGTTCCCTCTTGTTTTTACTAGACAAATGCAAAGGAATGTTAATTCATACTTGTGATAACGCTCCTTGTGTGTGCAGACAAACATTAGACTTTTTCTCTTGAGATTATACTGAACTGAAGACTTGTGTAACCACGTTAAGTCTCAGCCTATTGGTGATCGTCATGTACTCTAACGTATTCTGGATTGTATCATGTCGTGTACACACGTTTTTTGAGTGTCAATTATTTTGACTAATAAATCRTTTTGAGAAAATTCCTAGTTTTACAGAGAAATTCTTTGACTGTACGATCATAATATTATCTACATTATAGGCTACACATAACARATGCATACGTTTTAACTTTACATCTCTGGTTATGTCACGTTGGTAAAAATgtgtcgggagacaggcgcaggaatgcgtaatagggttttttatttccGAAATGACAGCGTGCTGTGTAAAGGTACggagacgaagaccaaacaaacacgtaacaaacacagggtagaaaccaaaacaaaagagcgaggaatacctcaaataaatacacaatcgcacaatgattatcacacgggacgagacccgtaatctgCCCAATAtacgtggcacgaaagccaaaacataGCACAGGTARTCACAcaaaccaacggacattgtaacaataatcgacaggacaatggtaaaccaagggcacacttatacaattactaatcgcTGGAAATaaggaccaggtgtgcgtaatgaaagttccggaaggatctgtgacagtaccccccgacGCGCTGCTATTGCAGCGcaacaccggcctcgaggacgatcaCAGGAATAATGGTCaattattctgtcacgttggtaGAAATgtgtcgggagacaggcgcaggaatgcgtaataggggtttttatttcccaaatgacagcgtgccgtgtaaaggtacggagacgaagaccaaacaaacacgtaacaaaacagggtagaaacccaaaacaaaagtgcgaggagtacctcgaataaatacactcTCACACGGGACatgacccgtaatcatctgcacaatatacgtggcacgaaagccaaaacaacatagCACACAAACCAACAGACATTGTAACAATATTCAACCGGACAATGGTAaaccaagggcacacttatacagtgactaatcactgggaatagggaccaggtgtgcgtaatgacagttcCGGAAGGATCCGTGACAGGTTAAGATAGACTTGATCAATTAAAGACTTCAATTAACTATTAACAGCAACAATGAGTCCTATAAGCCTCCAAATAATCACAAAGTTATCTTAGAATGAAATGTAATTAAAGTATTCTATAGTGACGCGGAGACTCGCAGGCTTGCTACAACTATGGATATCCTATACGTTTATAAACTATAGCATTTAATCACATTAATAATGGAGTCAGTTTTATGAATGTAGTTTATTGTTAAACACCAATTTTCATTAATCTACACtatcaacacactcacacaggtcaAAGTTGTAGCCTTAATCCAGCCTCCGTTCTATTTTTCCTGACAATAAAATGCTATTGGTTACGTAcacattttgcagatgttatcacgattgcagcgaaatgcttatgtttctagctccaacagttcagtAATACCTAACAAATCAAaagaatacacacaaatccccctaGAAAATCATAAAGGaatgaaatatcagaacgagcattgtcagagtccggaatataaatatatatgtatacaatggtgtgtatagacagtatggacagtatgtgaatagaaaaggtttgtacagcagtagttatataggattagccttgactagaatacagtatatacatatgaagtggataaaacagtatgtaaacattattcaagttaccagtgttcaatgactatgtacatagggcagaagtctctaaggtgcagggtagaggaCTGAGCGGAGGTTGGGGATGACCATGATGGCCtagagataaaagctgtttttcagtctcccggtcccagctttgatgcaccggtgctgtagatgtcctggagggcaggcattgtgccccctggtgatgcgttgggctgactgcaccaggctctggagagccctgcatttGCGGACTGTggaattgccataccaggcggtgatacagcccgaaaggATACTCTCKATGGTGCATTTGTAGAAGTTTGCATGGGTCTTAGGGTCCGAGCTGATTTTCTTCAGTCTTCTGACTGTGTAGATGGacgatttcag from Salvelinus sp. IW2-2015 unplaced genomic scaffold, ASM291031v2 Un_scaffold1572, whole genome shotgun sequence encodes:
- the LOC112071297 gene encoding uncharacterized protein isoform X2; this translates as MHRPSPESDPRISGSNMSRQKVTKAYMEVRSGMFASVKESAMSNQLFIFVQSLQQKEEVNVCWNLGDANSVTVAFGFLHKGKTFSPVVKGDEIKLDEKTDVQTAILDKRCLFQWYEKTGEWGILKSVAEPQKYLRIFNNKVTVGTFXQAFSFRLKSVN